The Gadus macrocephalus chromosome 20, ASM3116895v1 genome includes a region encoding these proteins:
- the neurod1 gene encoding neurogenic differentiation factor 1, with amino-acid sequence MHKRGHTVTLTHTHTRTHTDLRILLLFVVEQFKMTKCCTEECVLEEGGVREPREEVKGEEEEDRQRLEEGDEEEGEEEEDEGEEDGDNKPKRRGPKEKKMTKSRMQRFKMRRMKANARERNRMHGLNDALEGLRRVVPCYSKTQKLSKIETLRLAKNYIWALSEVLHSGKAPDLLSFVQALCKGLSQPTTNLVAGCLQLNPRTFLPEQSSDPHLQGGGSYSFQGPGLTPGLPSPPYGHLDFSHGAKPLSYVYDGPLLTDCSSPAFDGAPLSPPLSVNGNFSSFKQEVAAGDFPFGLQHYGPLLYAPTHPLDGLMGFDGHAPHERNHAPRERSHAPHERCMTTLNAIFHES; translated from the exons ATGCATAAAAGAGGACACACTGtgactctaacacacacacacacacgcacacacactgacttgaGGATCTTGCTACTCTTCGTTGTGGAACAG TTTAAAATGACCAAGTGTTGTACGGAGGAGTGCGTGCTAGAGGAGGGCGGCGTGCGGGAGCCACGTGAGGAAGtgaagggggaagaggaggaggaccgtCAACGGCTcgaggagggagacgaggaggagggagaagaggaggaggatgaaggggaGGAAGATGGAGACAACAAACCCAAAAGGCGAGGGCCGAAGGAGAAGAAAATGACCAAATCCCGCATGCAGAG ATTCAAGATGCGTCGGATGAAGGCCAACGCCCGGGAGAGGAACCGGATGCATGGGCTGAATGACGCTCTGGAGGGGCTGCGGCGCGTGGTGCCGTGCTATTCCAAGACACAGAAGTTGTCCAAGATCGAGACCCTGCGCCTAGCCAAGAACTACATCTGGGCCCTGAGCGAGGTCCTGCACTCGGGCAAGGCCCCCGACCTGCTCTCCTTCGTCCAGGCCCTCTGTAAAG GGTTGTCTCAGCCTACCACCAACCTGGTGGCCGGGTGTCTCCAGCTCAACCCCAGGACCTTCCTCCCAGAGCAGAGCAGTGACCCTCACCTCCAGGGGGGGGGTTCCTACTCCTTCCAGGGTCCCGGTCTGACCCCGGGTCTGCCCAGCCCCCCATATGGTCATCTGGACTTCTCCCACGGGGCCAAGCCCCTGAGCTACGTGTACGACGGCCCCCTCCTCACAGACTGCTCCAGCCCCGCCTTCGACGGCGCCCCCCTCAGCCCGCCCCTCAGCGTCAACGGGAACTTCTCCTCCTTCAAACAGGAAGTGGCGGCAGGGGACTTCCCCTTCGGTCTGCAACACTACGGCCCCCTGTTGTACGCACCTACCCACCCCCTCGACGGACTGATGGGGTTCGACGGCCACGCCCCCCACGAGAGAAACCACGCCCCCCGTGAGAGAAGCCACGCCCCCCACGAGAGATGCATGACTACACTGAATGCCATCTTTCACGAGTCATGA